One Bythopirellula goksoeyrii genomic window, GCAAGCGATTTGGAGCAAGTGATTGCCTACGCCAAAGCGATCAGTTGTGAACGAGCGATGCTCGTATATCCTCAAGAGCTGCCCACTCCCTTTGACCATACCGTGGGAGGCGACATCCACGTCTGGACAGCAGCTTTTGCACTCACAGGAGATATCGACGAAAATGGCCGCAAGTTTTTGGTCTCGCTACTAGCCCAACTTGAGCGATCAACGCCTACCTAAGCAGGTAATGAGTTAGCTAGCCGATTCCAAAGCCCCATCAATACCACTTTGCGGGTGACTCTTGGCAACATGGCCCACGTGCATGCCGCAGCGGCACTGTCCTGCGTGCTCACTCTAGCTTAGAAGTCGTCTTCGATCTCGACTTCCGTTTCGACCTCGGTCACCACTTGGCTCTCGATTGGCGTATAGAGGTCGATCTCGGCGTCATCGGTTTCCAGCGATACGACCAATGCATACCTAGCCGAACGGCTCCATCGTTCTAGGTGAGGACGCTCTCGCCACCAGCCGGTAACAGGATGAACCGCTATCACTCCACAAGCTGCTAGTTCGCTCGCCGTTCCCGTCCAGGTATCAGAATGTACCGAACCACGCGTTCTAAGGTTCTTACCAAGCTGCCAACTACGGTCCTCAGCAACTGAATCAGGGCGTTCCTCTCGATCTTCCCAGGCGTCCTTGCTCAGACGTTGATCGAACTGCTCTACGGTCTCAACCGGTCGCTTCACGTCAAAACGCAGGCCGTGAGATTGATAACGATGTTTCGTTTGCCAGCCGCGTCGACCAGGACTCGGTTCAATGAAGTAGGATAAAGTCACTCGCATCTTGATCGGCGTCTCTCCGAGGCTCTCCAGGACTTCCTTCGGCCAAGGTAGCGCGTGCATTCGCATGTCCTTCGTTTTAATCTTCCCATCAACTCGGTCGAATGGCTGCAACGAATCTTGCACAATCATCGTGGCGGCATTGGACACGCTCCAGAGAGCCCGGTCGATATTCGGTACGCCGTACCCATAACAACGGATTCGCTTGTGACGCTCTCTGTGAGGAAACTCTTCAAGCATTGCGCCCGTCCACTCTGCCGAGTGAACCATCAATGCTCGCACTGTCTCTGGCCAGAGGTGCGGGTACTTGGCATTGACCATCGCCGCAAACCGAGCTGCTTGCGCTGTGGCTCCGCTCGTGTCGCCACTTGTCGTCAGCAACGCTCCTGTAGGACTCAATCGTGTCGTTAGTAAAGCCAGATCATCAATGGAATCAGCATGCCCGCTGCCCGATTCGCGGGCGCTGTTGCCGCCCTCCATGACGATGTCGGGCTTCAGTGGCCATTCCTTCTTTTCCCAGATCACGGAAGTGCGACTGCAAGGACTTAGCAATCCTGCTTTTGCAACAGGCTCCCAATCTACGTATTCCTGCGAACGAATAACGCAAAGTTCGGTGTAGGCCCCCACTGTCACAACGTTCCAGGCATGCGAAGGGTCTTCAACACCTTCTAGGTGGTTACTTGCCGGATATTCGTGACGAGTTTCGGAAGGAGTGTTTCCAGCGGAAACAAACATCAGACGTTGATTGGAATCCAAAGCTCCGCTGCAAAGCTGATCAACAGAAGCCGACCAGGAGGTTGGCAAGCCTTCGTCGCACTTTTCAGCGGTTACCGCCAGGCAGATTGCGCGATTGCGTGTCGGTGACTGCACTTCCGCGCGCGCAACTGCTTCGCTCGTAATTGCTCCGTAGTGTTCTGGGCTGTTTGAACCTTCATCAGGGAGGATTTTCACCGATTCCAGGCGATGAGAAAGTTGCACCGGTTCTTCGCTTCCAAGGACTTCAGTCAAGCAGCCATACAAGGCTAGGCCTGCCATTTCCGTGCCGTGTCCCTTGCGATCAGCGGGCGTCCAGTTTGGGTCAACAGTCAGCAAATGCTCTTCGTCGAGTGCGATCTCAAGCAACGGATGGCTGCGATTCACGCCTGTATCGAGTAGGCATACCGCTGGCGCGTCCTCATTGGGCAGCGTGATCCGTGCCAACGCGGATCGAATCCTTTCCGCTTGTTCCTTTGGTGTTAATTCGACGAACTCGGTCGGCACCTTTGCCGCCGCCCGTAGCTCCGCCAGCAAGTCAAACAAATTGTGAAACTGCTCCCATTGCTCTGCACTCGCTTCGGCGAGAAGCACGATCCGCTCAGGGAACCGCACCAAGCGTTGACTGACCGTAATGCCAATCCGTTGCGCCTCGGCTTGGAATTTCTCTACGACTCCCGTAACCTCGCCGTCGTTTCGCAGCCAGATCTCCCACCAAATTCTATCCGTCTGAGTAGGGTATGGCTTCGAGTCCGTCCAGAACGAACGAAGCGTAGCCTGTCGCACGAAACTAATACTCTCTACCAACGCCTGATTCTTAGGAGCGCCGCTATCTGCGTCTTCGTCGATATAACGTTCAAAGATTCGTAGGAACATCGCCGCCTTGTTCGTCGGCACGAACACAACGGCGAACATCTTACCGCTATCTTCACGGACGTTGACCAGCTCAATACCGCTTCGCTCCCGTTCGAGGCTTTCGATCTTGAGAGCAAACCCTGGGTCGCTCTCAAACTCTAATGTGATGCCTTCGGGGCGTTCGGATTCGTCTTCCTCTTCGGTTTCGGAAGAGGAATCGGCTACTGCTGTGCGAATGCTACTGACAATACCTGTGCCGTGGCTGCGACGGTCATCTCGTGGAGGCGTTTTGAACGGCGCGCTACCACCCCCGCTAGTAGACGTGTAGGTCTTCGTTTCTCCCGTGTCGCGGAGGACAAGATGCGGATGCTGAGTCATGCTTTCTCACACACGTTAGAGCCTTATAGTTCCGCCTCGACTCCGCTCAGAAAAAGCCTGAACGAGCAACTGTGTTGTCACTTTGCTCTTGCCCGCAAGAAGACAATCTTTCGCGGCGTCATCGCACGCTCGTGAGATTTCCGCATGACTAAGTCCCGCAGAAACGTCTTTGACTTTGGTCCACGCGATTCGCCCTAGGCCAAAGGAGCTAAGTCTATTCTCGATGAGTGCCTTAACCTGCTCTGGGGTCGGGATGACGTATTCAATCACATCGTCGAAACGACGAAACAACGCGTCGTCGAGCATCTCTACATAATTCGTGGCAGCAACCACGAGGCTGTCTGAATCGTCTTGTTCGAGAAACTGGAGGAACGAATTCAAGACTCGACGAATCTCGCCTACGTCGTTTTTCGCTCCTCGATTCGAGCCAATCGCATCGAACTCGTCGAACAGGTACACGCCGCGAGTTTCGTGCATCGACTCAAAAATTACGTGAAGCTTTGCAGCCGTCTCCCCCATGAACTTGGTAATGAGGCCATGTAGCTGCACACTAAACAGTGGGAGCTTAAGTTCCCCTGCTAAGGCCGAGGCCGTCATCGTCTTTCCGCAACCAGGTGGACCAACGAGTAAGAGCTTCCGTCGTGCTGACAAACTGTGTTCGCGGAGACGATTCTGGTGCCGATACTCTCTAAGTACTCGCTTGAGTCGCGGCTCCACTTCCTCGCTCAAGACCATTTCACTCAGTAGGGTCTTCGGGTATGAAACCGTCAGTAGCCCAGCAAGTTCGCCTGATGGGCGAGCGATGGGTACTGGCCTTGTTAGGGTGCCGGATGACTGCTGCTTCTTGATCTCGTCGACCAGATCTCGCAAGTCTTTAGCAAGCTTCTCCTTCCCGGTGCGCGCAGCCTGAGACGCAATCTGCATTGCGACGGATACAAAATGCTCCCCGTCGCCCGCAGAAAAGCTCCTCACCAATGCTTTTACTTGCTCACCTGTTGCCATAAGTCGCGTCCTGATTACTCAAGAATTAGCGTGCTCTGTTGAGGTCTTGGACGCTAATCCTTCCTGCTCTGTATCGTAATTGATCCTTACCCGCCAGTCACTTAGGTCAAATCGGCATTTTGGCCAGATCAGTGAACAATTGCCGGCACAGTCCGCCAACTCTCTCTGTTTTGACGCTAGCGGGCTCCTCACGGTCTAGAGATCCGCTGTTGAACGCTACGCTGCGTGCCCAGCTTGGTCCCAGCTTGGTCCCTGAACTCCTGAAATCCGCTTGTGGCGTAGTTGGGCGTTTCCCTGCGGGTCGGGCTCGCTCCAGGCTCCGCTAACGCTTCGGTCTCATACGAGACTGCGTTGCACCCTCCACATCCCTAACGCGGCTCTCATTGCTCTCGGCATTCCGTTCGGCGAAGGGATGAATCTGAACTCGCTTCAGGTTGAGCACCTCGTAGGGCACTGGCAGTTTGACGCCAGCAATCTTTCGCACTTTGTTGATGTCGCGTACAAGTGCCAGCAGCTGTTGCCGCACTGGTGCATACGGTTGGTAGGAAATTGCGTCCAACTCATGGGCCAGATTCTGCACGGAGCGATGCGGCGCAATGTTCAGAAAATACGCCCGCAATCGACGGTAGGTCCGCTTTTCGATTTCCACGCGAGAGCGCCAGGCATGGTCGCGCTCGCCGCGAGCAGGGCGCTCCCCTCGCCCACGGAGTTCTTTGTAGAGCGTTTTGTCCTCCTCGGATTTTCTCGCCCAGTGGCCGCGCCGGTAGCTCACGGCGTAGCCTTCAAACAATCTTGAATCAGCATGCTTCTTTTTCTTTCTGCGTAGACGGGCGACTTTAGGGATGAGAATCGGCACCTTCCGCGCGTCGCGGATCAAATCCTCCTCACGCTGTCTGAATTCATGCAGGCCCTGACTGCACATCAGGAGAAAGAAACTCTCGTGCCGAATGTACTGCATGTTTGCCAGTCCAGAACGCTTTCGACTCGCCCGTTCCCGTTCGGTAACATCGATTTGGTAGCGAGCGATTAGTTTGCTGTCGATTTCTTCCGGATCTTTTTCCTCGGGAATCATCCCGGTGACGTAATACCAGTAGCCGTGTCGCAAATAGCTGACGGCGACCTGCTGTACGAGGCCATCAATACTTGTCGCTTGGCAGCGATAAGCCTTCGGCCTCTGCAAACTAGCCGGTCCCCTGCTCAGAGAGCACAACAGCCAGTCCTTGATCAGAAATCCAAATATAGTGTTCTATCAGTATTTTGTTATTCACGATCCTCCTCGGCATTTCATAAATCAACACAAATCGGATGAGGAGTTGTTGTGGCACAACTCCTCGGAAAGCCGTCGAAGGCGAAATCCTTCTCGCTCAGAAATTCAGGCGCGTTTGAACGCATCTCAAACGCTTGGTCATCAGGTGCTCAAGCTCATAAATGCGAGCTACCTAATTCCATAGCGGAGTCACGTATCGTGACGCAAGCCTTGCCCTGCGGTGCTTTCTGCGCCCGCGCAGGGTTGATTCCTGTTGAGTAGCCACAATTATAGTGGCTACACGTTTTTTGCCTTTTTCCAAACCTTACTCACAGTCCTCTGGTGCAAGACGCACGTAGACTGTGAGTCGCTGGTACACGGCCACGGCAGCCCAAGCCCTCCGGCTTGAACTGCCTTAGCCGCTCACCGTCACTTCCATGAACCGCTGGTTTTTTTGACCAGCGGCATGTCCACATCGCTGGGTGCGTTTCCGCACTCAGTCGGCTCTTTCCTTTTCGCCATCGCATCAGGTAACCAGCCTGATACGCGAAAGCCCTTACGACTGGTAGCCGCTCGGACTCGGCCTTCCGGCCTTCGTACTTAAGCCTCACTCCCCCACTACGGTATTTGAAACACCTGACTGACTTTGTCAGGCACCGGATGTCACTCCGGCCACCGTAGCGGTTCCCTCGTTAGTTTCGCCCTTCGTTCAATTAGCCGAATCGTTCGGCGCAGGTAAGCTTGCTAGTCGCTGTTAAACGACGGTCCATCGTTGTATGTGCAGGCTCCCGCCTGCCATAGTCACCGTTCAACTGTTGTTGAACGTTTTCGGGGGGTAGAACCAACAAGCTCCTCCCCTACCCATCAACGATCAGATTTTCGCTCTTTACCAACTCTCCTGCTGAACTTACTGGCAAGCCCTTGGACCCTGTGGTTCCTTGGGCCTTTCGTGGTTGAGCTATTTCCCGCCGAGCGTTTAACTCGGTCGCCGGATGAAGTCACTCATCCGAAGCAGTTTGTCACCAAACTGCTGGTCCCCACGCCAGCGACGTTGATCGAACTCGCTATCGAAGCAAGCCCCGATCCCCGTCGACGGGATTTGAAAGACTCCGCTTTCTCACCCGCTTTGCGACGAAACAAGCATTTAATAACTACTAAATGCCGTTTCCGAGTCGCCCGTGTTCCCGCGCCGCTTTGCGGCATCGGATAGAAGTGGTGGATTACTTCGAACTGCGTTTTTCTGACCTACAACGTCAGCTTAAGCGCATTTGCCGAGATTACTCACCGACAGCCTCCGTCGAGCTACAGGGTCTACTCACAGCAATAGACGCTTCATGCGTTCTTGCTGTGAGGGTTCCAGAAACTTGCGTTCCCCGAACCGCCCTCGGACAAGCCACTCTCATGGCATCCGGCTCTACTGAGAAAATGCGTGACGGATAACAACTCCCGTCCCCTTTCATTGCTGGTTAGGCAAATCCTAGGCGCAACTCCCTAGCGATGTGGACATCAGCAATGCTGCTTCGGCGACACCTTCTTGATGCCGCCTTCCCGCAACATGCGTTCTCCGCGTCCGATGCGACTGTTTACCGCTTGGCTCCGACCTCCAAATGATGAGATCGGCGTACCGTACGAGGCAACGAAGTACAAGATATTCATACACATGAAAGTCTGGGATTACTTAGAAAAAAACTAGCGATGGGTGCTCCAAAGCGTAGGAGTATAGCGTAGCTGGAGCGTCTTAAGCGCCGTTTTGAAAG contains:
- a CDS encoding S8 family peptidase; translated protein: MTQHPHLVLRDTGETKTYTSTSGGGSAPFKTPPRDDRRSHGTGIVSSIRTAVADSSSETEEEDESERPEGITLEFESDPGFALKIESLERERSGIELVNVREDSGKMFAVVFVPTNKAAMFLRIFERYIDEDADSGAPKNQALVESISFVRQATLRSFWTDSKPYPTQTDRIWWEIWLRNDGEVTGVVEKFQAEAQRIGITVSQRLVRFPERIVLLAEASAEQWEQFHNLFDLLAELRAAAKVPTEFVELTPKEQAERIRSALARITLPNEDAPAVCLLDTGVNRSHPLLEIALDEEHLLTVDPNWTPADRKGHGTEMAGLALYGCLTEVLGSEEPVQLSHRLESVKILPDEGSNSPEHYGAITSEAVARAEVQSPTRNRAICLAVTAEKCDEGLPTSWSASVDQLCSGALDSNQRLMFVSAGNTPSETRHEYPASNHLEGVEDPSHAWNVVTVGAYTELCVIRSQEYVDWEPVAKAGLLSPCSRTSVIWEKKEWPLKPDIVMEGGNSARESGSGHADSIDDLALLTTRLSPTGALLTTSGDTSGATAQAARFAAMVNAKYPHLWPETVRALMVHSAEWTGAMLEEFPHRERHKRIRCYGYGVPNIDRALWSVSNAATMIVQDSLQPFDRVDGKIKTKDMRMHALPWPKEVLESLGETPIKMRVTLSYFIEPSPGRRGWQTKHRYQSHGLRFDVKRPVETVEQFDQRLSKDAWEDREERPDSVAEDRSWQLGKNLRTRGSVHSDTWTGTASELAACGVIAVHPVTGWWRERPHLERWSRSARYALVVSLETDDAEIDLYTPIESQVVTEVETEVEIEDDF
- a CDS encoding AAA family ATPase — protein: MATGEQVKALVRSFSAGDGEHFVSVAMQIASQAARTGKEKLAKDLRDLVDEIKKQQSSGTLTRPVPIARPSGELAGLLTVSYPKTLLSEMVLSEEVEPRLKRVLREYRHQNRLREHSLSARRKLLLVGPPGCGKTMTASALAGELKLPLFSVQLHGLITKFMGETAAKLHVIFESMHETRGVYLFDEFDAIGSNRGAKNDVGEIRRVLNSFLQFLEQDDSDSLVVAATNYVEMLDDALFRRFDDVIEYVIPTPEQVKALIENRLSSFGLGRIAWTKVKDVSAGLSHAEISRACDDAAKDCLLAGKSKVTTQLLVQAFSERSRGGTIRL